The following proteins are co-located in the Piscirickettsia litoralis genome:
- the deoD gene encoding purine-nucleoside phosphorylase yields the protein MSVHIEASSGQIAENILLPGDPLRAELIANEFLEDAECYNKIRGMLGFTGTYKGKRVSVQGTGMGMPSMSIYAKELLDDYKVKKLVRVGTAGAMQADIKIGELILAQGACTDSNINRLTFSSIDYAPIASFDLLSRAHQAAQANQKQSHIGNILTSDRFYVEDQKLYDTLKDHGILAVDMETAALYTLAARYQAQALAIMTISDQLITGERASAQERQHQFLDMVETALNCLG from the coding sequence ATGAGTGTTCATATTGAAGCAAGCAGCGGCCAAATCGCTGAAAATATCCTGCTGCCAGGAGATCCATTACGTGCAGAACTCATCGCCAATGAGTTTTTGGAAGATGCTGAATGTTATAACAAAATTCGCGGAATGCTCGGCTTTACCGGCACCTATAAAGGCAAGCGTGTTTCCGTCCAAGGCACCGGTATGGGCATGCCCTCGATGAGCATCTATGCCAAAGAATTGCTTGATGACTACAAGGTGAAAAAGCTCGTTCGCGTCGGTACCGCAGGAGCCATGCAAGCAGATATTAAGATTGGTGAGCTTATTCTCGCGCAAGGGGCGTGCACAGACTCGAATATCAACAGACTCACCTTTAGCTCGATTGATTATGCCCCGATCGCAAGCTTTGACTTACTCAGTCGTGCCCACCAAGCCGCACAAGCGAACCAGAAACAAAGTCATATTGGTAATATCCTAACCTCTGATCGCTTCTATGTTGAAGATCAAAAGCTCTATGATACATTGAAAGATCATGGCATCCTTGCCGTCGATATGGAAACCGCTGCGCTTTATACCTTAGCCGCACGCTATCAGGCACAAGCGCTTGCGATTATGACCATTAGCGACCAACTCATCACCGGTGAGCGCGCTTCTGCTCAAGAACGCCAACACCAATTTTTAGACATGGTTGAAACCGCACTTAACTGCCTTGGGTAA
- the grxD gene encoding Grx4 family monothiol glutaredoxin: protein MENTVEMIKGQIADTAVLLYMKGSPQQPQCGFSAQAVQALMACGVKFGYVDILANPKIRATLPQVSSWPTFPQLFINGELVGGSDIVVELHESGELQTMLDAAKGDSVE, encoded by the coding sequence ATGGAAAATACAGTTGAAATGATCAAAGGCCAAATTGCCGATACTGCCGTTTTGTTATACATGAAAGGCTCGCCACAGCAGCCACAATGCGGCTTTTCTGCTCAAGCGGTACAAGCGTTAATGGCGTGTGGCGTCAAGTTTGGTTATGTTGATATTTTGGCGAATCCTAAGATTCGTGCGACCTTGCCTCAGGTGTCTAGTTGGCCGACATTCCCACAGCTATTCATCAATGGTGAGTTAGTCGGCGGTAGCGATATCGTAGTCGAGTTACATGAAAGTGGTGAATTGCAAACCATGCTTGATGCGGCAAAAGGCGATAGCGTGGAATAA
- a CDS encoding GNAT family N-acetyltransferase — MFKIREYCDDDLNHLQKVLSQPSNYQQTFQLPAPSSIKLKQQVSAFLARENHFIFMLEHIDHKKVIGRANLYCLEPPRHHSARFGFNIDEDYQNIGAGNALLEELINFSQNKLNLKKLVLTVYTDNNKAINLYKKFNFREDGLIRKFAFRDGKYVDAYHMSLELN, encoded by the coding sequence ATGTTTAAAATTCGAGAATATTGCGATGATGATCTAAATCATTTACAAAAGGTTTTATCACAACCATCTAATTACCAACAAACCTTTCAGCTACCCGCTCCATCTTCAATAAAGCTTAAACAACAAGTGAGTGCTTTTTTGGCAAGAGAGAATCATTTTATTTTTATGCTTGAACATATTGACCACAAAAAAGTCATTGGCCGCGCCAATCTTTACTGCCTAGAACCCCCTCGGCATCATTCTGCTCGCTTTGGCTTTAATATCGACGAGGATTATCAAAACATCGGGGCCGGCAATGCTTTACTTGAAGAATTAATTAATTTTTCACAAAATAAATTAAACCTTAAAAAATTAGTGCTCACTGTTTATACCGATAATAACAAGGCGATTAATTTATATAAAAAATTTAATTTTAGAGAAGATGGTTTAATCCGAAAATTTGCCTTTCGCGATGGCAAATATGTCGACGCCTATCACATGAGTCTTGAATTAAACTAG
- a CDS encoding GNAT family N-acetyltransferase: MNIYIRGYESKDAIDLHKILSQESVYSNTLQLPAPALEKVKEKWQKRMEDNNQYSFMAVDKKTEQVVGEVSIFIPNNPRRSHTASFGMVVDENYRGQGIGSLLVNHIINFCFNWLGKIRIELDVYKHNQAAIALYERHGFRLEGHCKNYAFYQGKYIDSYFMTKLKD; encoded by the coding sequence ATGAATATTTATATCCGTGGTTATGAAAGCAAAGATGCAATAGATTTACATAAAATACTTAGCCAAGAATCGGTTTATAGTAATACCTTACAATTACCTGCGCCTGCGCTCGAAAAGGTAAAAGAAAAATGGCAAAAACGCATGGAAGATAATAATCAATATTCTTTTATGGCGGTTGATAAAAAAACAGAGCAAGTCGTTGGTGAAGTATCTATCTTTATTCCAAACAACCCACGCCGCAGTCATACTGCAAGCTTTGGCATGGTGGTTGATGAAAACTATCGCGGCCAAGGGATCGGCTCTTTATTAGTCAACCATATTATTAATTTTTGTTTTAATTGGCTTGGAAAAATACGTATAGAGCTGGATGTTTACAAACATAACCAGGCGGCAATTGCACTTTATGAAAGGCACGGTTTTAGATTAGAAGGTCACTGCAAAAACTATGCTTTTTACCAAGGGAAATATATCGATAGTTACTTTATGACAAAATTAAAGGATTAG
- a CDS encoding LbtU family siderophore porin — MKKLCSTAVLLAAAAVPVVSFAASSSEQQIKQLQLDMKQLQQQVAQLQGAGTSSGGLVHVGPLYKDGPMVSQIGAIGQEQNILVTRQKMSKMGQQLPLLSIGGLLESDIGYGRNTNLDGNYFDDQRTSDAELTAARIHIMANINDWTTGFIYYDFLASNLRTGKVTFGNLNETPFYASIGKSYTYFGNWTGPNIISTDVASALFESRSDNAMLGYTKGGFNAQLGMTSPTTTVYTDTSSTHTNHASLVTQARYTFDLGNKNSAYFGAGYMSDINGTEVSALSQAQPADGHSRLPVADVHAGATFGPVSINAEYATTLVKVQNYDDNLATGTTTNSDKVSAFEIDASYNFKIKSYASYVAFGYSQSQNAANLKTYYTANTGSHQAGDPLNSGSTIAKRIYSLDTGISLDNRTDLGVEVARMESYDNTGVSPRSYLVGFDMTVHF; from the coding sequence ATGAAAAAATTATGTAGTACTGCTGTACTGCTAGCGGCTGCAGCTGTGCCTGTTGTTAGCTTCGCAGCATCAAGTTCTGAACAACAAATCAAACAACTTCAATTAGATATGAAGCAATTGCAACAGCAAGTTGCTCAACTGCAAGGGGCGGGTACGAGTAGCGGTGGGCTGGTTCACGTCGGCCCACTCTATAAAGATGGTCCAATGGTTTCTCAAATTGGGGCTATCGGCCAAGAGCAAAATATTCTCGTCACTCGCCAAAAAATGTCCAAAATGGGCCAACAATTACCGCTTCTATCTATAGGTGGCTTATTAGAGTCTGATATTGGTTATGGCCGTAACACTAATCTCGATGGCAATTACTTTGACGACCAACGCACTAGCGATGCCGAACTAACTGCTGCTCGTATCCATATCATGGCCAACATCAATGATTGGACCACCGGCTTTATCTACTATGACTTTTTAGCTAGTAATCTTCGTACTGGTAAAGTAACATTCGGTAATCTTAACGAAACACCATTCTATGCCTCTATTGGTAAGTCTTATACTTACTTCGGCAACTGGACAGGTCCAAATATCATTTCCACTGACGTGGCTTCAGCTCTTTTCGAAAGCCGTAGCGATAATGCAATGCTTGGCTACACCAAAGGTGGTTTTAATGCTCAACTTGGTATGACTTCACCCACAACCACAGTGTATACCGATACAAGTTCAACACATACAAATCATGCAAGTTTAGTTACACAAGCACGGTATACGTTCGACTTAGGCAATAAAAATAGCGCTTATTTTGGTGCCGGCTACATGTCAGATATTAACGGTACAGAAGTATCTGCTTTAAGCCAAGCGCAGCCTGCTGATGGTCATTCACGTCTGCCTGTTGCTGATGTTCATGCAGGTGCAACTTTTGGGCCTGTCAGCATTAATGCTGAATATGCAACTACGTTAGTCAAAGTGCAGAACTACGATGATAACCTGGCAACTGGCACAACAACAAACTCAGATAAAGTATCTGCATTTGAAATAGATGCCTCTTATAACTTTAAAATTAAAAGTTATGCAAGCTATGTTGCCTTTGGCTATAGCCAAAGCCAAAACGCTGCCAACTTGAAAACATACTACACAGCAAATACCGGGTCACACCAGGCTGGAGACCCTCTCAACAGTGGGTCAACAATCGCCAAACGCATATACAGCTTAGACACAGGAATTTCCTTGGATAACCGTACCGATCTAGGCGTCGAAGTTGCTCGAATGGAGTCCTATGATAACACTGGCGTTAGCCCACGCTCTTACCTCGTTGGTTTTGATATGACAGTTCACTTCTAA
- a CDS encoding ABC transporter substrate-binding protein: MKRKVVCSLLAASLLPLSLFSVASSANAAETVLVKGNGAEPGSIDPQKVEGVPGSTIDLDLFEGLTVEGPNGDILPGAAKSWTVSKDHLVYTFKLREDAKWSNGKPVTAQDFVYGMQRAEDPKTASTYAYLLYPIKNAKKLMRINYL, from the coding sequence ATGAAAAGAAAAGTTGTATGTTCTTTACTGGCAGCAAGTCTGTTGCCCCTCTCGTTATTTTCTGTAGCTTCCAGTGCTAATGCGGCAGAAACCGTATTGGTGAAAGGCAATGGGGCAGAACCAGGTTCTATCGATCCTCAAAAGGTTGAAGGGGTGCCTGGATCAACGATTGACCTTGACTTGTTTGAAGGGTTGACAGTAGAAGGACCAAATGGAGATATTTTGCCAGGTGCTGCAAAAAGCTGGACGGTTAGCAAAGATCATTTAGTCTATACATTTAAGTTGCGTGAAGATGCGAAATGGTCCAATGGCAAGCCGGTCACTGCACAAGACTTTGTTTACGGCATGCAGCGTGCCGAGGATCCAAAAACCGCTTCAACATATGCCTATCTTCTTTACCCCATTAAAAATGCAAAAAAATTAATGAGAATAAATTACCTTTAA
- a CDS encoding peptide ABC transporter substrate-binding protein: protein MGVKALDNHTLEITLNTPTPYFLAVLSQPTAAPAYKPSIEKWGNGFTKPGHLVSNGAYELTSWVVNGHINLKKNPYYWNAKNVQIDKVEYLPIVEATTAVKMYEGGQMQWTATIPSNQYRALKAKYGKQVHTAPYLGLYYYDFNMQRVPFKGNLKLRKALTMAVDRTALTKYVLGQGQIPAYTYVPEGTNGIKFTQYQWATWPRAKQVSAAKELFKEAGYSADHPLKFTISYNTLEDHKKIALAVMSMWQQVFGSAIDVKIENQEWKVFLATRQKGDYDVARDGWIGDYNYATTFLDLYQCGNPQNNSHYCNKKVNNYMTKAAMSDTDKDRLMLNTEAEKTAMADYPIIPLYQYAALHMIKSDVKGYTGKNVLDHIHTADLSIDKQSA, encoded by the coding sequence TTGGGTGTTAAGGCACTTGATAACCATACATTAGAAATAACACTTAATACACCAACGCCTTATTTTCTGGCGGTATTGAGCCAACCTACGGCTGCGCCTGCTTATAAACCGTCGATAGAAAAATGGGGCAATGGCTTCACTAAGCCAGGGCATTTAGTTTCAAACGGTGCCTATGAGTTAACCAGTTGGGTGGTCAATGGTCATATTAATCTTAAGAAAAACCCATATTACTGGAATGCCAAAAATGTTCAGATTGATAAAGTTGAATATTTGCCTATTGTTGAGGCGACAACTGCAGTCAAAATGTACGAAGGTGGTCAAATGCAATGGACAGCAACGATTCCAAGTAATCAATACAGAGCGCTAAAAGCGAAATATGGCAAGCAAGTTCATACAGCTCCTTATTTAGGGTTGTATTATTATGATTTTAATATGCAAAGAGTGCCGTTTAAAGGTAATTTAAAGTTGCGTAAAGCCTTAACAATGGCGGTAGATCGCACGGCTTTAACTAAATACGTTTTAGGGCAAGGGCAAATTCCAGCGTATACTTATGTTCCAGAGGGGACAAATGGCATTAAATTTACTCAGTATCAATGGGCAACGTGGCCACGCGCCAAACAAGTCTCAGCAGCGAAAGAATTATTTAAAGAAGCAGGTTATTCTGCCGATCATCCATTAAAATTCACGATTTCTTACAACACACTCGAAGATCATAAGAAAATTGCCTTGGCTGTGATGTCGATGTGGCAGCAAGTGTTTGGTAGTGCGATTGATGTGAAAATCGAAAACCAAGAATGGAAAGTCTTTTTAGCAACACGTCAAAAAGGTGATTATGATGTTGCACGTGATGGTTGGATTGGTGATTACAACTATGCAACAACTTTTTTAGATCTATACCAATGTGGTAACCCACAAAATAATTCACATTATTGCAATAAGAAAGTGAATAACTACATGACAAAAGCTGCAATGAGTGATACTGATAAAGATCGTTTGATGCTAAATACTGAAGCTGAGAAAACAGCAATGGCTGATTATCCAATCATCCCATTGTATCAATATGCAGCATTGCATATGATTAAATCTGATGTGAAAGGCTATACTGGTAAAAATGTGCTTGATCACATTCACACCGCTGACCTTTCGATAGACAAACAATCCGCTTAA